A genomic stretch from Mycobacterium cookii includes:
- a CDS encoding MaoC/PaaZ C-terminal domain-containing protein, whose product MSPGGVVITWDAIVVPSDLPEVRDEISYQRVVMNSGATWDYTPVHFDPYYAEKQGHPGIFVNTMHLAGFADRVATEWAGPQSRVVRRKMRLAGSIYAGDTMVSRGRVVAKPAPGLVDVQIDIVNQRGELCCPVELTLRLA is encoded by the coding sequence ATGAGTCCCGGGGGCGTCGTGATCACCTGGGACGCGATCGTCGTCCCGTCGGACCTCCCTGAGGTTCGCGACGAGATCAGCTACCAACGGGTGGTGATGAACTCCGGAGCCACCTGGGACTACACCCCGGTCCACTTCGACCCGTATTACGCCGAAAAGCAAGGCCACCCAGGAATTTTTGTCAACACCATGCATCTCGCCGGATTCGCCGACCGCGTCGCGACCGAGTGGGCCGGGCCCCAGAGTCGGGTGGTGCGGCGAAAGATGCGGCTCGCCGGTTCGATCTACGCCGGCGACACGATGGTGAGCCGAGGCCGGGTCGTCGCCAAGCCTGCACCGGGACTCGTGGATGTGCAGATCGACATCGTCAATCAGCGCGGCGAGTTGTGCTGCCCCGTCGAGCTGACGCTGCGGCTGGCTTAA
- a CDS encoding lipocalin-like domain-containing protein, with translation MDFPAAEGEHADQESDTWFIAGELTGATGRTFAFLTIFNKNRPGGTVVADFYTMSLFDCDTGEYGTYTDYDMPPKNMEPGAKPKMSMAAGHLDIHYDSSAGPVTWTACRDEHGELRPYTYTVSLRGTDQAGQSMALDLAVTPTRAPVPVGAGDGKITCFGQDDTYSYFQTGMVMSGTLRWGDVHDEVSGKAGHVDRQWFPKYAGGGGSGGDARARSHEWRTINLDNGVDMSIWRQFDRRDGNAPQPFTGVTVSYPDPEMAPECAEDVEVDTFSYVPWPNEIRPLLKPLAPARFMPDRHRLRCASLQLDLTGEPLVAAPAHGLPIEYMEGPYRYHGTMRGEPVSGFAFNERSLALYRDWELIDVLATTAEDLSDEIRPMIAAGHRSKARKLLQTRLTELPAESHAVVEALIEALAVDS, from the coding sequence ATGGATTTCCCCGCCGCCGAGGGCGAACACGCCGACCAGGAATCCGACACCTGGTTCATCGCCGGCGAGCTGACCGGCGCGACGGGGCGGACATTTGCGTTCCTGACGATCTTCAACAAGAACCGCCCGGGCGGCACGGTGGTCGCCGACTTCTACACGATGTCCCTATTCGACTGCGACACCGGCGAATACGGAACCTACACCGACTACGACATGCCGCCGAAGAACATGGAGCCGGGGGCGAAACCGAAGATGTCGATGGCGGCCGGCCACCTCGACATCCATTACGACAGCAGCGCCGGGCCGGTGACGTGGACGGCCTGTCGCGACGAGCATGGCGAATTGCGGCCTTACACCTACACAGTCAGCCTGCGCGGCACCGATCAGGCCGGCCAGTCGATGGCGCTGGATCTGGCCGTCACCCCGACCCGCGCGCCGGTTCCCGTCGGCGCCGGCGACGGAAAGATCACCTGCTTCGGTCAGGACGACACCTACTCGTATTTTCAGACCGGGATGGTGATGAGCGGGACCCTGCGCTGGGGCGACGTGCACGACGAGGTCAGCGGCAAAGCGGGACACGTCGACCGGCAGTGGTTTCCCAAATACGCCGGTGGTGGCGGATCCGGGGGAGACGCGCGGGCCAGGTCGCACGAATGGCGCACGATCAACCTGGACAACGGGGTCGACATGAGCATCTGGCGGCAGTTCGACCGCCGGGACGGCAATGCGCCGCAACCGTTTACGGGTGTGACGGTGAGCTATCCCGACCCGGAGATGGCTCCGGAGTGTGCTGAGGACGTCGAGGTCGACACCTTCAGCTATGTGCCATGGCCGAACGAGATTCGCCCGCTGCTGAAGCCGCTCGCGCCGGCGCGGTTCATGCCCGATCGGCACCGGCTGCGTTGCGCCAGTCTGCAATTGGACCTCACCGGGGAGCCGTTGGTGGCCGCCCCGGCGCACGGCCTGCCGATCGAATACATGGAAGGGCCGTATCGCTATCACGGGACGATGCGCGGAGAACCGGTGAGCGGGTTCGCGTTCAACGAACGCTCGCTCGCGTTGTACCGCGACTGGGAGTTGATCGACGTGCTGGCCACTACCGCCGAGGACCTCAGCGACGAGATACGGCCGATGATCGCCGCGGGTCATCGATCGAAAGCGCGAAAGCTGTTGCAGACCAGGCTTACTGAGCTACCTGCAGAAAGCCACGCTGTGGTTGAGGCGCTGATCGAGGCGCTAGCCGTCGACAGCTGA
- a CDS encoding Rieske 2Fe-2S domain-containing protein: MTDTVSESSIDPSEREFGPSGISLSPYRFPTGWFIVGFASDLAPGQVKRAHYFGEEMVLFRTESGEVNVLDAYCQHLGANMGVGGTVEGENIVCPWHGWQWRGDGTNALIPYSKIGCKNNVRVRTYHSTEWYGFILVWHERHGRAPYWQPPVLPELETGEYYPLHPHSRMLNRVKVHAQMIIENAADPYHVQYVHKAANPANTTSFEVSGYHLHATVSAHFGGGRAQTWLTPDGPVDAKIVYDNYSLGLGIVRFPSDLVATIEVTGQTPVDEDYTDYFYTQASVREPGDTGDAPTGRAAKFLALQQEVIKQDFFTWENMKYLEKPNLAPEEAHDYAALRRWAHRFYPGEESSPDDFGYNADGEPDPAAAKV; the protein is encoded by the coding sequence GTGACGGACACGGTTTCGGAGTCCTCCATCGACCCATCGGAACGCGAATTCGGGCCGAGCGGCATCAGCCTGTCGCCGTACCGCTTCCCGACCGGATGGTTCATCGTCGGCTTCGCCTCGGACTTGGCCCCCGGGCAAGTCAAGCGGGCGCACTACTTCGGCGAGGAGATGGTGCTGTTTCGCACCGAGTCCGGCGAAGTGAACGTGCTCGACGCCTACTGCCAGCACCTCGGCGCCAACATGGGCGTCGGCGGCACGGTCGAGGGCGAGAACATCGTCTGCCCGTGGCACGGATGGCAGTGGCGCGGTGACGGCACCAACGCATTGATCCCGTACAGCAAGATCGGCTGCAAGAACAACGTCCGGGTGCGGACCTACCACAGCACCGAGTGGTACGGCTTCATCCTGGTCTGGCATGAGCGCCATGGCCGGGCGCCGTACTGGCAGCCACCGGTGCTGCCCGAATTGGAAACCGGCGAGTACTACCCGCTGCACCCGCACAGCCGCATGCTGAACCGGGTCAAGGTGCACGCGCAGATGATCATCGAGAATGCCGCCGACCCGTACCACGTGCAGTACGTGCACAAGGCCGCGAATCCGGCGAACACCACCTCTTTCGAAGTATCCGGCTATCACCTGCACGCCACCGTCAGCGCGCACTTCGGCGGCGGCCGCGCGCAGACCTGGCTGACCCCGGACGGGCCGGTCGACGCCAAGATCGTCTACGACAACTATTCGCTGGGATTGGGCATCGTCCGCTTCCCCAGCGATCTCGTGGCCACCATCGAGGTGACCGGGCAGACCCCGGTCGACGAGGACTACACCGACTACTTCTACACCCAGGCTTCCGTCCGCGAGCCCGGCGACACCGGAGATGCGCCAACCGGTCGCGCCGCGAAATTCCTCGCGCTGCAACAAGAAGTCATCAAGCAGGACTTCTTCACCTGGGAGAACATGAAGTACCTGGAGAAGCCGAACCTCGCGCCCGAGGAGGCACACGACTACGCGGCATTGCGGCGCTGGGCGCATCGCTTCTATCCAGGCGAAGAGTCCTCGCCCGACGACTTCGGTTACAACGCCGACGGCGAGCCTGACCCGGCGGCTGCGAAGGTTTAG
- a CDS encoding serine/threonine-protein kinase — MPLVSGATAAGFCIVRQLEYTEFGELYVAEHPRLPRLQLLQLIPAEISADLDYREDFNQETDLAATLWHPNILGLTDRGEFEDQLWISTDYLEGGDAAQLLGDNHPDGMPPKLVVEIVSAIAEALDYAHDHGVLHHHVNPGTIMVGNAPADKRRIALSGFGVTRPIRDKGNTLTRANLFIGMASYTAPERLLDDAVDGRADQYGLAASAFHLLTGTPPFAHFNPTVLVGKQLNEPPPRPSDIRPDLTEYNAIFARALAQDPVDRFRRCRDFARALELNGGKRSHPRATADFSVASDRQDAETTAMPAAPTPSAAPMNNGTAPTEPAPLAAPVTATAKAFAPAPVPPKPDEVTTSTEKVVTDLDDDEHAARSRRKKQTAAIAGTILVVVLAWFLGVRALRTASHSDDTPTSVETSAEPATPAPSPMAPPPQVMTPPPPVVTTPPAVTTSRVTPTVTTTPRTSAAETTRTSTTPSKPTTTPTTAPSGLDTRPALGMPCGPEQSGASAVSNGGGPVNCVSTPGGFAWEPPGLQPAG, encoded by the coding sequence ATGCCGCTGGTCAGTGGAGCGACTGCCGCCGGATTCTGTATCGTCCGGCAGCTCGAATACACGGAGTTCGGTGAACTTTATGTGGCCGAGCACCCGCGGCTCCCACGCCTTCAGCTGCTACAGCTGATCCCTGCCGAGATTTCGGCCGACCTGGACTATCGAGAAGACTTCAACCAGGAGACGGACCTCGCCGCGACGCTATGGCACCCGAACATCCTGGGGCTGACTGACCGTGGCGAATTCGAGGACCAGCTGTGGATCTCGACGGACTACCTGGAAGGCGGGGATGCGGCCCAATTGCTGGGCGACAACCATCCCGATGGCATGCCGCCGAAGTTGGTGGTCGAGATCGTGTCCGCGATCGCAGAGGCGCTCGACTACGCGCACGATCACGGCGTGCTGCACCATCACGTGAATCCGGGCACCATCATGGTCGGCAATGCACCGGCCGACAAGCGAAGAATTGCCTTGTCGGGCTTCGGCGTTACCCGACCCATCCGCGACAAAGGCAACACCCTGACCCGGGCCAACCTCTTCATCGGCATGGCAAGTTACACCGCTCCGGAGCGGCTGCTGGACGACGCGGTCGACGGCCGGGCTGATCAATACGGCTTGGCGGCCAGCGCATTTCACCTCTTGACCGGAACACCACCGTTCGCACATTTCAACCCCACAGTGCTGGTCGGCAAGCAGCTCAACGAACCACCGCCGAGGCCAAGCGACATCAGACCCGATCTGACCGAATACAACGCGATCTTCGCTCGCGCGCTCGCCCAAGATCCGGTGGACAGGTTCCGGCGATGTCGAGACTTCGCCCGCGCCTTGGAGTTGAACGGCGGCAAGCGATCACACCCGCGTGCGACGGCCGACTTCTCCGTCGCTTCGGACCGCCAGGACGCCGAAACCACCGCGATGCCCGCCGCACCGACGCCCAGCGCGGCGCCGATGAACAATGGAACGGCGCCGACCGAGCCCGCGCCGCTCGCCGCTCCCGTCACCGCAACCGCGAAGGCGTTCGCCCCGGCACCGGTGCCGCCGAAGCCTGACGAGGTCACCACCTCCACAGAAAAGGTGGTGACGGACCTCGACGACGACGAGCATGCGGCGCGGAGTCGCCGGAAAAAGCAGACCGCGGCGATCGCCGGGACGATCCTGGTCGTCGTGCTGGCGTGGTTCCTCGGCGTGCGTGCCCTGCGCACCGCCTCGCACTCCGACGACACGCCAACGAGTGTCGAGACCTCCGCTGAGCCCGCGACCCCGGCGCCTTCGCCGATGGCGCCGCCGCCGCAAGTAATGACACCCCCACCGCCGGTCGTCACCACGCCGCCGGCGGTCACGACCAGCAGGGTCACGCCGACCGTCACGACCACACCACGGACCAGCGCCGCCGAGACCACCCGGACGAGCACCACCCCATCGAAGCCGACGACCACCCCGACGACGGCTCCGAGCGGGCTGGACACCCGGCCCGCACTCGGCATGCCCTGCGGACCGGAGCAGTCCGGCGCGTCAGCGGTCTCGAACGGGGGCGGGCCGGTCAATTGTGTGAGCACACCAGGCGGATTCGCCTGGGAGCCGCCCGGTCTGCAGCCCGCAGGCTGA
- a CDS encoding aldehyde dehydrogenase, with the protein MPEASDHRCYDQLFIGGHWRKPSTEQRLTVISPHSEKPIGDVPAATPDDVEAAVAAAREAFDHGPWPRLDVGERMRKMEQLATIYGGHLDEMADLITDEMGSPRSFSRLGQAAAAVSMIHLSLAVARDFPWVERRHGVLGEVHLRRAPVGVVGAIVPWNVPQFLIMPKLIPALIAGCTVIVKPAPETPLDALWLAEMIEQLDLPDGVVSILPGGTDVGEALVRHPGVDKISFTGSSTVGRRIATLCGEQLKRVSLELGGKSAAIILDDADIDKTVRELKSASLMNNGQACVAQTRILVSERRKDDVIDALAGMMSSLRVGDPTDETTDIGPLVAQRQQARVQDYIRSGVKEGARMVLGGEDAPHDQGWYVQPTLFADVTNDMRIAREEIFGPVLSVLTYRDEADAIRIANDSDYGLAGSVWTADVAHGLDVAASVRAGTYGINMYTLDVGSPFGGFKQSGIGREFGPEGLHEYVELQSVIAKGAMPPLPS; encoded by the coding sequence ATGCCGGAAGCCAGTGACCACCGTTGCTACGACCAGCTTTTCATCGGCGGACACTGGCGTAAGCCGTCCACCGAGCAACGGTTGACAGTCATTTCCCCGCATTCCGAAAAGCCGATCGGTGACGTGCCGGCGGCGACTCCGGACGATGTCGAGGCTGCCGTGGCCGCGGCCCGGGAGGCATTCGACCACGGGCCCTGGCCCCGCCTCGATGTCGGGGAGCGGATGCGCAAGATGGAACAGCTTGCGACGATCTACGGTGGCCACCTCGACGAGATGGCCGACCTGATCACCGACGAGATGGGCTCACCGCGCAGCTTCAGCCGGCTGGGCCAGGCCGCCGCGGCGGTCTCGATGATCCACCTTTCACTCGCGGTGGCCCGCGACTTTCCCTGGGTCGAGCGACGGCACGGTGTGCTCGGCGAAGTGCATCTGCGCCGCGCCCCGGTCGGTGTGGTCGGCGCGATCGTGCCGTGGAATGTGCCGCAGTTCCTGATCATGCCCAAGCTGATTCCCGCGCTGATCGCCGGCTGCACGGTGATCGTGAAACCAGCGCCCGAAACACCCTTGGACGCTTTGTGGTTGGCCGAGATGATCGAGCAGCTGGATCTGCCCGACGGGGTGGTGTCAATACTTCCGGGCGGCACCGATGTCGGCGAGGCGCTGGTGCGTCATCCCGGCGTCGACAAGATCTCGTTCACCGGATCGAGCACGGTGGGCCGCCGGATCGCCACGCTGTGCGGCGAGCAACTCAAGCGGGTGAGCCTGGAACTCGGCGGCAAGTCCGCAGCGATCATCCTCGACGACGCCGACATCGACAAGACCGTCCGGGAACTGAAGTCCGCCAGCCTGATGAACAACGGCCAGGCCTGCGTCGCCCAGACCCGCATCCTGGTCAGCGAACGGCGCAAAGACGACGTGATCGACGCGTTGGCCGGCATGATGTCGAGTCTGCGGGTGGGCGATCCGACCGACGAGACCACCGACATCGGGCCGCTGGTCGCTCAACGGCAACAGGCGCGCGTGCAGGACTACATTCGATCCGGGGTCAAAGAGGGCGCCCGCATGGTCCTCGGCGGCGAAGACGCACCACACGACCAGGGCTGGTATGTCCAGCCGACGCTGTTCGCCGACGTCACCAACGACATGCGCATCGCGCGCGAGGAAATCTTCGGGCCGGTGCTGAGCGTGCTGACCTATCGCGACGAGGCCGACGCAATCCGCATCGCCAACGACAGCGACTACGGTCTGGCCGGATCGGTGTGGACCGCCGACGTCGCACACGGCCTCGACGTGGCCGCCAGCGTGCGAGCCGGCACCTACGGCATCAACATGTACACGCTCGACGTCGGCAGTCCGTTCGGTGGTTTCAAGCAATCCGGCATCGGCCGCGAGTTCGGCCCCGAGGGCCTGCACGAGTATGTCGAATTGCAGTCGGTGATCGCCAAGGGAGCGATGCCGCCGCTGCCCAGTTAA
- a CDS encoding cytochrome P450, producing the protein MTVSTVDLSDFDLWRNGFPDDLFAQLRRTRPLFRHGLTPGVAKTVKRDFWITTKHRHAVRLHRDAESFTAGDGPLIQPAALFASYPTIITLDPPEQSKHRKLISSAFTPRAIAKLEDGIRARASRMIDELLVRGGGDWIDDVADALPMTVIGDIIGIPEQDRPRIFDGFDHILKVQSKGAQMDTDVFATIFSYAMELTAEKRRNPADDIWSTIASGVITGDDGEQFSLAANELEFFFFVLAFAGSDTTKNALAIGLQAFVANPGQIERYRDDEALRSSAVEEVLRWASPVAYWTRSTKVDIEMDGQHIPKGERVVSMLRSANRDEEVFDSPFTFDIGRQPNPHVAFGGGGAHHCLGAMLARAEIRAVLDELLLRCDAITLGPAEVSYPNLTTNMSIYDAMPITLAER; encoded by the coding sequence ATGACGGTGTCGACGGTCGATCTGTCCGATTTCGACTTGTGGCGCAATGGCTTTCCCGACGATCTGTTCGCCCAGCTGCGCCGTACCAGACCGCTGTTCCGGCACGGGCTCACGCCGGGTGTGGCCAAGACTGTCAAACGCGATTTCTGGATCACCACCAAGCACCGGCACGCCGTGCGGCTGCACCGCGACGCCGAATCCTTCACCGCCGGCGACGGACCGCTGATCCAACCAGCCGCCCTGTTCGCGTCCTATCCGACCATCATCACCTTGGACCCACCGGAACAGAGCAAGCACCGAAAACTCATTTCGAGCGCATTCACGCCGCGGGCGATCGCCAAGCTCGAGGACGGCATCCGGGCCCGCGCGTCACGAATGATCGACGAGCTGCTCGTCCGCGGCGGCGGCGACTGGATCGACGATGTGGCCGACGCGCTCCCGATGACCGTCATCGGCGACATCATCGGTATCCCGGAACAGGACCGCCCGCGCATCTTCGACGGTTTCGACCACATCCTCAAGGTGCAATCCAAAGGCGCCCAGATGGACACCGACGTGTTCGCGACGATCTTCAGCTACGCCATGGAGCTCACCGCCGAGAAGCGGCGCAACCCAGCCGACGACATCTGGAGCACGATCGCCTCCGGTGTCATCACCGGCGACGACGGCGAGCAATTCAGCCTGGCCGCAAACGAACTCGAATTCTTCTTCTTCGTGCTGGCCTTCGCCGGCAGTGATACGACCAAGAACGCATTGGCCATCGGCTTGCAGGCGTTCGTCGCCAATCCCGGCCAGATCGAGCGGTATCGCGACGACGAGGCACTGCGCTCCAGTGCTGTCGAGGAGGTGCTGCGCTGGGCGTCGCCGGTGGCGTACTGGACGCGCTCCACCAAAGTCGACATCGAGATGGACGGTCAGCACATCCCCAAGGGCGAGCGGGTGGTGTCGATGCTGCGTTCGGCGAACCGCGACGAGGAAGTCTTCGACTCGCCGTTCACCTTCGACATCGGCCGCCAGCCCAACCCGCATGTCGCGTTCGGCGGCGGCGGTGCGCACCACTGCCTGGGCGCCATGCTTGCCCGCGCCGAGATCCGCGCCGTGCTTGATGAACTGCTCCTGCGTTGCGACGCCATCACTCTCGGTCCGGCCGAGGTGTCCTATCCGAATCTGACCACCAACATGTCGATCTACGACGCCATGCCGATCACGCTGGCCGAGAGATGA
- a CDS encoding FAS1-like dehydratase domain-containing protein — MVGVTSEPRVAGTVVSAARIQMFAATVQDGNPSYWDADFATKTWGGLLAPPALLMGWLVPVPWEPGGRPPVAAIALRVPLPGTTIVNAANDAEFPLPILDGDRLTIVEQVVSVSPEKQTKLGVGHFIETLDTFTRQDGAVVATNRNTLFRFTPAAATMQSEAMRRSGA, encoded by the coding sequence ATGGTCGGCGTGACCTCCGAACCGAGGGTGGCCGGAACCGTGGTCAGCGCCGCGAGGATCCAAATGTTCGCTGCCACAGTGCAAGACGGCAACCCGTCGTACTGGGACGCTGACTTCGCGACCAAGACCTGGGGCGGGCTGCTGGCGCCGCCGGCGCTGCTGATGGGCTGGCTGGTTCCGGTGCCGTGGGAACCGGGTGGACGGCCGCCGGTCGCGGCGATTGCGCTCCGGGTTCCGCTGCCCGGCACCACCATCGTGAACGCCGCAAACGATGCGGAGTTTCCGCTGCCCATCCTCGATGGCGACCGGCTCACCATCGTCGAACAGGTGGTGTCGGTATCACCGGAGAAGCAGACCAAGCTCGGTGTCGGGCATTTCATCGAAACCTTGGACACCTTCACCCGTCAGGATGGTGCGGTCGTAGCGACCAACCGGAACACATTGTTCCGGTTCACCCCTGCGGCGGCGACGATGCAGAGCGAAGCGATGAGGAGGAGCGGCGCATGA
- a CDS encoding nuclear transport factor 2 family protein, with translation MAMTYQQQFVLDATAARDAILNLTARHNRCYSSGDRNGWIATFRHSGASFTRDGNEYADLRDAFDGGNGRLVTVDHEITVDGVNATQRCVALLFAAGADGGTALRATGSYRDELIYERGGWYFTSRELQWDSVPVSA, from the coding sequence ATGGCCATGACCTACCAGCAGCAGTTCGTCCTCGACGCGACGGCGGCGCGCGACGCCATCTTGAACCTGACGGCGCGACACAACCGGTGCTACTCCTCAGGTGACCGTAACGGATGGATCGCGACGTTCCGCCACTCGGGTGCCAGCTTCACCCGCGACGGTAACGAATACGCCGACCTGCGTGACGCTTTCGACGGCGGCAACGGACGCCTGGTCACTGTCGACCACGAGATCACCGTCGACGGCGTCAATGCGACGCAACGCTGCGTCGCATTGTTGTTCGCTGCCGGCGCCGACGGCGGCACGGCGTTGCGAGCCACCGGCAGCTACCGTGACGAGCTGATCTACGAGCGGGGCGGCTGGTACTTCACCTCCCGTGAGCTGCAGTGGGATTCGGTGCCGGTCTCGGCGTGA
- a CDS encoding AMP-binding protein codes for MAPGPADFGVDRFSVTAVLDARAEQFPDRVMMTIDGTDVTFEQMRRRSCAAANRLSDLGVEPGDGVALFAATCPEWVYFWLGAGRIGAVAAAVNVANKGDFLLHALRLSRAKVIVTDVERQQRVAEVLPDAVTVVVDAESLGENDSAVAEHVGDVADIGSLFFTSGTTGASKAVATTWHYLFTTAATVASAWQFGAGEVLWTAMPLFHLSAAPAVLAPMLVGGTTVLAPAFHPGSVWDEVRGCGAAGFVGAGAMVSMLWNQPDDLRDARLPLRFISAAPIDAALYRDIEKRYDCRIVTMYGLTEAFPIAVKGVSDDGVPGTSGRPNPSFDVRIVDPDGVPLPDGSVGEIACRPRHPHVMSEGYVNPSGIGVDPHPEWFRTGDLGVFDGDRNLTYVDRVKDSLRRRGENISSVEVESVVLGHPAVLEAAVVGVPSDLGEDDVLLFITARPDEELDYFELLDFCGERMPYFSVPRYVEVVSELPKTIIGRVRKDVLRARGAGPTAWDRECHGYIVSR; via the coding sequence ATGGCCCCCGGCCCGGCTGATTTCGGTGTCGACCGGTTCAGCGTCACGGCGGTGCTCGATGCACGCGCCGAGCAGTTTCCGGACCGGGTGATGATGACGATCGACGGTACCGACGTGACCTTCGAGCAGATGCGACGGCGGTCCTGCGCAGCGGCAAACAGGCTGTCGGACTTGGGTGTTGAACCGGGCGACGGCGTTGCGCTGTTCGCTGCGACCTGCCCCGAGTGGGTCTATTTCTGGTTGGGCGCTGGCCGCATCGGTGCGGTCGCCGCTGCGGTGAACGTGGCGAACAAAGGCGACTTCCTGCTGCACGCGCTTCGCTTGTCGCGGGCGAAAGTGATTGTCACCGACGTCGAACGGCAGCAGCGGGTGGCCGAGGTGCTACCCGATGCGGTGACCGTTGTGGTCGACGCTGAATCACTCGGCGAGAACGATTCCGCGGTCGCCGAGCATGTGGGCGACGTGGCGGACATCGGGTCGCTGTTCTTCACCTCGGGCACGACCGGGGCGTCCAAGGCGGTGGCCACTACGTGGCACTACCTGTTCACCACGGCCGCGACCGTCGCCTCGGCCTGGCAGTTCGGCGCCGGTGAGGTGTTGTGGACGGCGATGCCGCTGTTTCATCTCAGCGCCGCACCCGCGGTGCTGGCGCCGATGCTCGTCGGCGGCACAACGGTATTGGCCCCGGCGTTTCATCCTGGCTCGGTCTGGGACGAGGTGCGCGGTTGCGGCGCCGCGGGATTCGTCGGTGCCGGCGCGATGGTCTCCATGCTGTGGAATCAGCCCGATGATCTCCGTGACGCGCGACTGCCGCTGCGATTCATCTCCGCGGCACCGATCGACGCGGCCCTCTACCGCGACATCGAAAAGCGTTACGACTGCCGGATTGTCACCATGTACGGCCTGACCGAGGCGTTCCCGATCGCGGTCAAAGGCGTGTCCGACGACGGGGTGCCCGGAACGTCGGGCCGGCCCAACCCCAGTTTCGACGTGCGAATCGTCGACCCGGACGGCGTGCCGCTGCCGGACGGGTCGGTGGGCGAGATCGCGTGCCGCCCCCGCCACCCACATGTGATGAGCGAGGGCTACGTCAACCCGTCGGGCATCGGCGTCGACCCGCACCCGGAGTGGTTCCGGACCGGCGATCTCGGTGTCTTCGACGGCGACCGCAACCTGACGTATGTCGACCGGGTGAAGGATTCGCTGCGCCGCCGCGGGGAGAACATCTCGTCGGTCGAAGTCGAGAGCGTGGTGCTCGGGCATCCCGCGGTCCTGGAGGCGGCCGTGGTCGGGGTGCCCAGCGACCTGGGTGAGGACGATGTGCTGCTGTTCATCACAGCCCGGCCTGATGAAGAGCTGGATTACTTTGAGCTGCTGGACTTCTGCGGCGAACGGATGCCGTACTTCTCCGTGCCGCGGTACGTCGAAGTCGTCAGCGAGCTGCCGAAGACCATCATCGGGCGGGTACGCAAAGACGTTCTCCGCGCCCGGGGTGCCGGGCCCACCGCGTGGGACCGCGAATGCCACGGATACATCGTCAGTCGGTGA
- a CDS encoding aromatic ring-hydroxylating oxygenase subunit alpha — protein MERDQLIDLTRRAVKLARDKTTDLAPAEHIVPAGNYTSVERHRRDVEMLMASPQLVGYVSELPTPGSYCTKTVMGRSVLLTRTSDGAVKAFNNVCLHRQSQVATGCGTAKRFTCPYHAWTYDNTGRLIGLPGREGFPGVQVRSDGLTELPAAEFAGFLWVALDPGATLDVATHLGPLAEELDSWGIGRWSPLGEKVLDSPINWKLAVDTFSENYHFATVHRDTFATIARSNCTVFDAFGPHHRLIFPLNSILDLDDVPEEQWNPFQNMVVIYALFPNIVLSVTIANGELFRIYPADEPGRSITVHQNSTPLDTSDESVAAGAQAVFDYAHSTVRDEDYRLVAGLQANLESGVRDHLVFGRNEPGLQHRHMSWESWSAVDG, from the coding sequence ATGGAACGCGACCAACTCATCGACCTGACCCGCCGTGCCGTGAAGTTGGCACGCGACAAGACCACCGATCTGGCGCCGGCCGAGCACATCGTCCCGGCCGGCAACTACACCTCGGTCGAGCGCCACCGGCGCGACGTCGAGATGCTGATGGCGAGTCCACAACTGGTCGGCTATGTATCCGAGCTGCCGACGCCCGGGTCCTATTGCACCAAGACGGTGATGGGACGCTCGGTGCTGTTGACCAGAACCTCCGACGGGGCGGTCAAGGCGTTCAACAACGTCTGCCTGCATCGGCAATCGCAGGTCGCCACCGGCTGCGGCACCGCCAAGCGGTTCACCTGTCCCTATCACGCGTGGACCTACGACAACACCGGGCGACTGATCGGGCTGCCCGGACGAGAGGGCTTCCCGGGTGTGCAGGTGCGTTCCGACGGGCTGACCGAGCTGCCCGCCGCCGAGTTCGCCGGATTCCTCTGGGTCGCACTCGATCCCGGTGCCACGCTGGATGTCGCGACGCATCTGGGTCCACTCGCCGAGGAGCTCGACTCGTGGGGCATCGGCCGCTGGTCACCGCTTGGCGAGAAGGTCCTCGATTCGCCGATCAACTGGAAGCTCGCGGTCGACACCTTCTCGGAGAACTACCATTTCGCCACCGTCCACCGCGACACCTTCGCGACGATCGCGCGCAGCAACTGCACCGTGTTCGATGCGTTCGGGCCGCATCACCGGCTGATCTTCCCGCTGAATTCCATTCTCGATTTGGACGATGTGCCCGAAGAACAGTGGAATCCGTTCCAGAACATGGTGGTGATCTACGCGCTGTTCCCGAACATCGTGCTGTCGGTGACCATCGCCAACGGAGAGCTGTTCCGGATCTATCCGGCCGACGAGCCCGGTAGATCCATTACCGTGCACCAGAATTCGACGCCGTTGGACACGTCCGACGAGTCCGTGGCCGCCGGCGCCCAGGCCGTCTTCGACTACGCCCACTCCACCGTGCGCGACGAGGACTACCGCCTCGTTGCGGGTCTGCAAGCCAACCTGGAGTCCGGTGTCCGGGACCATTTGGTGTTCGGCCGCAACGAGCCGGGCCTGCAGCACCGCCACATGTCGTGGGAGTCGTGGTCAGCTGTCGACGGCTAG